One genomic region from Nostoc sphaeroides encodes:
- the rpiA gene encoding ribose-5-phosphate isomerase RpiA, with protein sequence MTAAADPVKLMKQEVGKAAAALVKSGSIVGLGTGSTTAYTIQFLGDRLKSGELQDIIGIPTSFQSEVLAKQYGVPLATLDAIDHIDIAIDGADEVDPQKNLIKGGGAAHTREKVVDYLAEQFIVVVDSGKLVERLGSTFAVPVEVIPMAITPVTNAIKKLGGKPELRMGVKKAGPVITDQGNFVLDVRFDSIEDPVSLEKTLNNIPGVLENGIFVNCVDLVLIGEVKDGQPLVRQL encoded by the coding sequence ATGACCGCAGCAGCAGATCCCGTAAAGTTGATGAAGCAAGAAGTTGGCAAAGCCGCCGCCGCCTTAGTAAAGTCGGGTTCTATTGTGGGGTTGGGTACGGGGTCAACAACAGCATATACGATTCAGTTTTTGGGCGATCGCCTCAAGTCTGGTGAACTTCAAGATATCATTGGTATACCAACATCATTTCAGTCAGAAGTACTGGCGAAGCAATATGGTGTACCTCTTGCCACGTTAGATGCTATTGACCACATCGATATTGCTATTGATGGCGCAGATGAAGTTGATCCGCAGAAGAATTTGATTAAAGGCGGTGGTGCAGCACATACCCGCGAAAAAGTAGTAGACTACCTGGCAGAACAGTTTATCGTTGTGGTAGATAGTGGTAAGTTAGTAGAACGCTTGGGTTCTACTTTCGCTGTGCCCGTTGAAGTGATTCCAATGGCAATTACTCCTGTGACTAATGCCATCAAAAAACTCGGTGGCAAACCAGAACTCCGCATGGGTGTAAAAAAAGCTGGGCCAGTGATTACCGATCAAGGTAATTTTGTTTTAGATGTCAGATTTGACTCTATTGAAGATCCAGTCAGCCTAGAAAAGACATTGAATAACATTCCCGGCGTCCTGGAAAATGGTATTTTCGTTAACTGTGTCGATTTAGTTTTGATTGGTGAAGTCAAAGATGGTCAGCCATTAGTACGCCAACTATAA
- a CDS encoding S-layer homology domain-containing protein, protein MRQLSITLSLMALLQNLPAIAQTPVPENTSGVPSDAIQQVTAVKWMTNFSDGKFYPEKLLSRAELASIMVKAFGLNKRQAVSKENLAIPDVPRSHWAFNDIQTVLKTDIMKGYRGNEFFPNQKVTRAEALAIFAQAYGVFQFPDDAVNDTLASYPDEKSIPTWARKAIATVATEGFLNTDAQGNISPLKPVTRGDMAYVLSKYLQRQQQQPETPEVPIIPNSPQTP, encoded by the coding sequence ATGCGTCAGCTTTCAATTACTCTATCTTTAATGGCATTACTACAAAACTTACCAGCAATTGCTCAGACCCCAGTGCCAGAAAATACTTCTGGAGTGCCATCTGATGCCATTCAACAGGTAACTGCTGTCAAATGGATGACAAACTTTTCTGATGGCAAGTTTTATCCAGAAAAGTTACTCAGTAGGGCCGAATTAGCGTCAATTATGGTAAAAGCATTTGGGCTAAATAAAAGACAAGCTGTTAGCAAAGAAAATTTAGCTATTCCAGATGTTCCCCGTTCTCATTGGGCATTTAATGATATACAGACAGTCTTAAAAACTGATATTATGAAAGGCTATCGGGGCAATGAATTCTTCCCTAACCAAAAGGTGACAAGGGCTGAAGCTCTTGCTATTTTCGCCCAGGCTTATGGTGTATTTCAGTTTCCCGATGACGCTGTGAATGATACTCTGGCTTCATATCCAGATGAAAAGTCTATCCCAACTTGGGCTAGAAAAGCGATCGCTACAGTAGCTACTGAAGGATTTCTCAATACAGATGCTCAAGGCAATATTTCTCCATTAAAACCTGTAACCCGTGGAGATATGGCCTATGTCTTGAGTAAATATTTACAACGACAACAGCAACAACCCGAAACACCAGAAGTTCCGATTATTCCAAATAGCCCACAAACACCTTAG
- a CDS encoding CBS domain-containing protein: protein MMKAEDIMTKDVVTIRGSATVAEAVGLMKEKKLRALVVENRHENDAYGIVTETDIVYKVTAYGKDPKQVRVYEIMSKPCIVVNPDLGVEYVARLFANTGIHRAPVIQGKLLGIISITDILTKSDFVEAPKALLLEDRIQKAIEQSRAICTEQGAYSKACAAAWDEVEELQAEAAYQKAEGMVSAKVSFEEYCKENPNAPECRNYHP, encoded by the coding sequence ATGATGAAAGCTGAAGATATCATGACCAAAGATGTAGTTACCATTCGCGGTTCGGCGACTGTTGCTGAAGCAGTGGGGCTAATGAAGGAAAAAAAATTGCGGGCGCTGGTTGTGGAGAATCGCCATGAGAATGATGCTTATGGCATTGTCACAGAAACGGATATTGTTTATAAGGTAACAGCCTACGGTAAAGACCCAAAGCAAGTGCGGGTTTACGAAATTATGAGCAAGCCCTGCATTGTGGTCAATCCTGATTTGGGTGTGGAATATGTAGCGCGGTTATTTGCTAACACAGGTATTCATCGAGCGCCTGTGATTCAAGGCAAGCTGTTGGGCATCATCTCGATTACCGACATTTTGACCAAAAGCGACTTTGTGGAAGCGCCAAAAGCCCTATTGCTAGAGGATAGAATTCAAAAAGCCATTGAGCAGTCTCGGGCTATTTGCACCGAACAAGGTGCTTATTCTAAAGCCTGTGCAGCCGCCTGGGATGAGGTAGAAGAACTTCAAGCAGAAGCCGCTTATCAGAAAGCTGAGGGTATGGTATCAGCCAAAGTCTCTTTTGAAGAATATTGTAAGGAAAACCCAAATGCACCGGAATGTCGAAATTATCACCCGTGA